The genome window CGAACCCGAGGGACAGCATCTGCAGGATGACCGAGGCCAGGCTCGTGCGCAGGATCTCAGGCTCGGTGAATTCGGGCCGCTTGTCGAAATCCTCCTCGGAGTACAGGCGGATCGCGATCCCCGCCGCCGTCCGACCCGCTCGTCCTGCCCGCTGCTGCGCCGACGCCTGCGAGATCGCCTCGATCGGCAGCTGCTGGATCTTCGTGCGGTTGCTGTAGCGCGAAATGCGCGCGGTCCCGGTGTCGATCACGTACTTGATGCCCGGCACCGTCAGGCTGGTCTCGGCGACGTTCGTCGCCAGGATCACCCGACGCCGCACGCCCGCGACCTTCGAACGCTCAAAGACGCGATGCTGTTCGGCGGCGCTCAGGCGGCCGTACAGCGGCAGCACCTCGACCGGGGCCGCGTCCTTCGCGTACATGCCCGAGACGGCATCCATCGCGTCCCGGATCTCGGCCTCACCCGGCAGGAACACCAGCACGTCGCCGGGGGCCTCGCGGTCCAGTTCGCGCAGGGCGGCGGTGATCCCGTCGACCTCGTCCCCGGTGCCCGACGCGTCCGGTCTGCGTTTCGTCTCGCCCTCGGCGCGCGCAGCCAGCTCGGCATCGGGGCACCGGTAGCGGATCTCGACGGGGTACGTCCGGCCGGAGACCTCGATGATGGGCGCGGGGTTGCCCGCGGCATCCGCGAAGTGCTTCGCGAAGCTCTCCGGATCGATGGTCGCGCTCGTGACGATGACCCGCAGATCGGGGCGCTTCGGAAGCACCTCCGTCAGGTACCCGAGCAGGAAGTCCACGTTCAGGGAGCGCTCGTGGGCCTCGTCCACGATGATCGTGTCGTAGCGGCGCAGCAGCCGGTCGCGGTGGATCTCGTTGAGCAGGATGCCATCGGTCATCAGCGTGACGCGCGTGTCCTCCTGCACCTTGTCGGTGAAGCGGACCTTGTAGCCGACGGTGGTGCCGAGCGGCACCTCGAGCTCCTCCGCGATGCGCTCTGCGATGGTGCGGGCGGCGATCCGGCGGGGCTGGGTGTGCGCGATGCGCGTGCGGCCCAGCTCGAGGCAGATCTTCGGCAGCTGGGTGGTCTTGCCCGAGCCGGTCGCCCCCGCCACGATCACGACCTGCGAATCGCGGATGGCGCGTGCGATCTCGTCCCGCGCGCCGCTGACGGGCAGCTCCGGCGGGTAGAAGATGACGGGTTCGGGCGCGCGCATAGCCTTCGATCGTACCGGCGCGGATCGAAGCTCCTAGGCTGGAGGCATGACGATTCCCACGGTTCAGCTCAACGACGGCTTCGACATCCCCCAGCTCGGCTACGGCGTGTTCAAGGTTCCGCCGGCCGACACGGAGCGCGCTGTCGCCGAGGCGCTCGAGGTCGGTTACCGTCACATCGACACCGCGGCGATCTACGGAAACGAAGAGGGCGTGGGGGCGGCCATCCAGAAGAGCGGCATCCCCCGCCACGAACTGTTCGTCACGACCAAGCTGTGGAACGACCGGCACGACGGCGACGAGCCGGCGGCGGCGATCCGCGAGAGCCTCGACAAGCTCCGTCTCGAGCGCGTCGACCTCTACCTGATCCACTGGCCGACCCCGGCCAGGACAACTACCTGCATGCGTGGGAGAAGCTGATCGAACTGCGCTCGGCCGGCCTCGCGCGCAGCATCGGCGTCTCGAACTTCCTGGTGCCGCACCTCGAGCGCATCGTGGGCGCGACCGGCGTCACCCCTGCGGTCGACCAGATCGAACTGCACCCCGCCCACCAGCAGCGCAACGTGACCGACTGGGCCGCGGCGAACGGTGTGCGGATCGAGGCGTGGGGCCCGCTCGGGCAGGGCAAGTACGACCTGTTCGGCATCCCGGCTGTCAAGGACGCGGCATCCGCTCACCGCAAGACACCCGCCCAGGTGGTGCTGCGCTGGCACATCCAGAAGGGCAACATCGTCTTTCCCAAGTCGGTGCGTCGTGAGCGGCTCCAGGAGAACCTGGACGTGTTCGACTTCGAGCTCTCGGACGCCCAGATCCGTGCGATCGACGACATCGATCCTGGCGACGGTTCCGGCCGGGTCAGCGCGCACCCCGACGAGGTCGAGTGACCGCGTCGGCGCGCGCGAGCACCCTGCGGTAGCACCCCACGCCGAGAGCCTTCCGTCGTAACGTGAGGAGGGTGAATCCGCGTCTGCAGCACTCCGCCAGCCCCTACCTGAGGGCTCACGCGGGCAACCCCGTCGCCTGGTACGCCTGGGGCGACGAGGCCTTCGCGGAAGCGCGGCGGCGGGACGTGCCCGTCCTGGTCTCGATCGGCTACTCGACCTGCCACTGGTGCCATGTGATGGCGCGGGAGTCGTTCTCCGACGACGAGACCGCGGCCGCGGTCAACGCGGACTTCGTGGCGGTGAAGGTCGACCGCGAGGAGCATCCCGAGGTCGACGCCGCGTATATGTCCGCGGCCGCCGCGTTCACGGCCGCACCTGGGCTGGCCGTTGACGGTGTTCGTGACCCCGAACGGTCGCCCGTTCTACGCCGGGACGTACTTTCCCCCCGAACCGCGGTCGGGCATGCCGTCGTTCCGTCAGGTGCTGGCCGCGGTCCGCGAGGCCTGGATCGAGCGTCGTGGCGAGGTCGACGGCACCGCCGACGCGGTGACGCAGGCGCTCGCCGAGGCGCGCAGCAGCGCGTCGACGGGCGGACAGATCCCCTCCGTCGAAGACCTGGCTGCGGCCGCCGCCGCGGTCGCAGCACGCGAGACCGCGAGTACGGCGGTTTCGGAGACGGCGATCCCGCGACCCCGAAGTTTCCGATCGCGACCGCGCTGCGGTTCCTGCAGACTCCCGTCGTCCGGATCGCCGACCCCGCGGCATCCGCCGTCGCGGAGCGGGCACTGACCGCGATGGCGTCCTCGCCCCTGCGCGACCCCGTCGAGGGAGGCTTCTTCCGCTACGCCACCCGGCGCGACTGGACGGTCCCGCACTACGAGCGGATGCTGACCGACAACGCGCAGCTGCTGGAGGTCGCCGTCGACGCGGACGACGAGCGCACCGCGCGCGGCATCGCGGGATTCCTCACCGATGTCCTGCAGCAGCCCGCGGGCGGGTTCGGCGCCGCGCAGGACTCGGAGTCCTGGATCGACGGCGTGCGCAGCGAGGGCGGGTACTACCTGCGGGATGCCGCGTCCCGCGCGGGCATCGATCCGCCCGCCGTCGACGGCAAG of Microbacterium terregens contains these proteins:
- a CDS encoding DUF255 domain-containing protein is translated as MTPNGRPFYAGTYFPPEPRSGMPSFRQVLAAVREAWIERRGEVDGTADAVTQALAEARSSASTGGQIPSVEDLAAAAAAVAARETASTAVSETAIPRPRSFRSRPRCGSCRLPSSGSPTPRHPPSRSGH
- a CDS encoding helicase-related protein yields the protein MRAPEPVIFYPPELPVSGARDEIARAIRDSQVVIVAGATGSGKTTQLPKICLELGRTRIAHTQPRRIAARTIAERIAEELEVPLGTTVGYKVRFTDKVQEDTRVTLMTDGILLNEIHRDRLLRRYDTIIVDEAHERSLNVDFLLGYLTEVLPKRPDLRVIVTSATIDPESFAKHFADAAGNPAPIIEVSGRTYPVEIRYRCPDAELAARAEGETKRRPDASGTGDEVDGITAALRELDREAPGDVLVFLPGEAEIRDAMDAVSGMYAKDAAPVEVLPLYGRLSAAEQHRVFERSKVAGVRRRVILATNVAETSLTVPGIKYVIDTGTARISRYSNRTKIQQLPIEAISQASAQQRAGRAGRTAAGIAIRLYSEEDFDKRPEFTEPEILRTSLASVILQMLSLGF